One genomic segment of Desulfomicrobium sp. ZS1 includes these proteins:
- a CDS encoding DUF4105 domain-containing protein, protein MRAFIRIGAQALLYAVLLGVVFWSVLAVYYGDLPQLWRIPAAAAAGGLLLGTLMLRRWRMRLAVFSLVFSVFLLWWFAREPSNTRNWQPDVAILPRAEIKGDLITLRNIRNCEYTSETEYTVSHYDKTVRLSELKAVDLFLVYWGSPLIAHTMLSFQFGENDFVCISIETRKTVDEEYSALRGFFRQYELIYVLADERDLVRLRTNYRNEDVYLYRLAFNPDVAGPVFLQYLHQMNALYESPQWYNALLSNCTTSIRANALTHTRDARIDWRMLVNGFVDEMAYERGMLDTRIPFAELRRLSHINSRAQALGDDRDFSLRIRDGLRTPG, encoded by the coding sequence ATGAGAGCATTTATCCGTATCGGCGCCCAGGCTCTGCTCTATGCCGTGCTGCTGGGGGTGGTCTTCTGGAGTGTGCTGGCCGTATATTACGGTGATCTGCCACAGCTCTGGCGTATTCCAGCTGCAGCGGCGGCAGGAGGATTGCTGCTGGGGACTCTCATGCTGCGCAGGTGGCGAATGCGGCTGGCAGTGTTCAGCCTCGTGTTTTCTGTGTTCCTGCTCTGGTGGTTTGCCCGGGAACCGTCCAACACCAGGAACTGGCAGCCCGATGTCGCCATTCTCCCGCGTGCCGAAATCAAAGGCGACCTGATCACGCTGCGCAATATCCGCAATTGCGAATACACTTCCGAAACCGAGTACACCGTGAGTCATTACGACAAGACGGTGCGCCTCTCAGAGCTCAAGGCCGTGGACCTGTTTCTGGTTTACTGGGGCTCGCCGCTGATTGCCCACACCATGCTCAGCTTTCAATTCGGGGAAAATGATTTCGTCTGCATCTCCATCGAGACCCGTAAGACCGTTGACGAGGAATATTCGGCGCTGCGCGGATTTTTTCGACAGTACGAGCTGATTTACGTGCTGGCCGACGAACGCGATCTGGTCCGCCTGCGCACCAATTACCGCAATGAGGACGTGTATCTGTATCGGCTGGCTTTCAATCCGGATGTGGCGGGGCCTGTTTTTCTCCAGTATCTGCATCAGATGAATGCGCTTTATGAAAGCCCGCAATGGTACAACGCCCTTCTGAGCAATTGCACGACCAGTATTCGTGCAAACGCGCTGACCCATACTCGCGACGCCCGTATCGATTGGCGCATGCTGGTCAACGGGTTTGTGGATGAGATGGCCTACGAGCGCGGCATGCTCGATACTCGAATCCCTTTCGCCGAACTCAGGAGGCTCAGTCACATCAACTCGCGCGCGCAGGCCCTGGGTGATGATCGGGATTTTTCCCTGCGCATCCGGGACGGGCTCAGGACGCCTGGATAA
- a CDS encoding EAL domain-containing protein produces the protein MSTRSCLDSLLFRAVVKPFFGFTKLIVVLVLVGVFLVPSGSIFAAPNSVQKIRLQLKWRHQFQFAGYYAAVAKGYFKDEGLQVELLEGSPGIDPTAKLLSKEAEFAVDSPAILIKRQQGKPLVALAAIFQHSPSVMMTLKESRLDSPHDLSGKRVMMTSATDPENMAMLVSEGISLESMTQVPHSWNIEDLVSGRVDAMSAYLTSEPYLMQERGVSVSFIRPINYGVDFYGDCLVTTQDQVSGHPERVEAFLRAVQRGWRYAMENPEEIATLIRDQYSTQLSLQHLLFEAQTMRRLIRPDFVEIGHMNPERWRHIAGLYVKLGMMGPDYDLSEFLYPEFKQRLHAGKEQAIRTTLIALGVFLFVGTGITAMLFFFNTRLSRQVQERTAALSASERSFRAFFEMASVGVAQFEGDTRRFIKVNRKFSDLMGYSAAELGTLSPRDLVHPDDWQASEEAMKSLVTKEQKEITLEKRYVRKGGGVFWGLATISPLWDQGEHPESYLAVVRDITVAKKAEEKLLLAAKVFENTVEGIVVTNTEGTIEQLNPGFTVITGYSADEAVGSNPRILKSDRHPQHFYQEMWTKLTQDGHWAGEIWNRRKDGESYPEWLTISAVKNEAGQTTNYVSIFHDITELKRQQDALEYQAQHDALTGMPNRILLGDRLRMALAQLARSGGKLALLFFDLDNFKTINDGLGHGVGDELLVDLSRRLERLLRSGDTLARLGGDEFLILLPEIESVDAASHIATRMLDALKAPFHHGDVEYFVTASIGLTIAPDDGNEAPKLIKNADMAMYRAKSMGRNNYQYFTPEMDVAAHRRISMEYKLRKAIEAQEFELFYQPLVHIQSGHILGAEALIRWRCDGKLISPAEFIPLAEESALILPLGDWVLRTAAHQAKLWQDAGHDLTMSVNISSRQFSGADLAVTLREVLLDTELRPGRLYFEITESMLMGDVSKAETTLLNLREAGGTFFLDDFGTGYSSLSYLKRLPIDGLKIDRSFIKDITDDSDSRAIVAAIVSMARTLNLRIVAEGVETQAQRGLLASMGPIVLQGYLASRPVPAQDFEALLSRDALLPPLVI, from the coding sequence ATGAGTACACGTTCTTGTCTCGACTCCCTTCTATTCCGGGCCGTAGTGAAGCCTTTTTTCGGATTTACGAAGCTTATTGTCGTATTGGTTTTGGTCGGTGTTTTTCTTGTGCCATCCGGCAGCATTTTTGCCGCTCCAAATTCTGTTCAAAAAATCCGCCTGCAGCTTAAATGGCGACATCAGTTCCAGTTTGCCGGGTACTACGCGGCCGTGGCCAAGGGGTATTTCAAGGACGAAGGGCTGCAGGTCGAACTGTTGGAGGGTTCGCCAGGTATTGATCCGACAGCCAAACTGCTGTCCAAAGAAGCCGAGTTCGCAGTGGATTCCCCGGCGATTCTCATCAAACGCCAGCAAGGCAAACCTCTGGTCGCTCTGGCCGCCATTTTTCAGCATTCGCCGAGCGTCATGATGACGCTCAAGGAGTCACGTCTCGATTCTCCGCACGACCTAAGCGGAAAACGTGTCATGATGACCTCCGCAACTGATCCGGAAAACATGGCCATGCTCGTCAGCGAGGGGATTTCCCTGGAGAGCATGACCCAGGTTCCGCATTCCTGGAATATCGAGGATCTCGTGTCCGGGCGGGTTGACGCCATGAGCGCCTATCTGACCAGCGAACCATATCTTATGCAGGAGCGCGGTGTTTCCGTTTCGTTCATCAGGCCCATCAATTACGGAGTGGATTTCTACGGCGATTGCCTGGTCACGACCCAGGATCAGGTCTCAGGGCATCCGGAGCGGGTCGAGGCCTTTCTGCGTGCGGTGCAGCGCGGCTGGCGCTATGCCATGGAAAATCCCGAAGAGATTGCCACGCTCATTCGCGACCAATATTCCACGCAGCTTTCTTTGCAGCATCTTCTCTTTGAAGCCCAGACCATGCGCCGGCTGATCCGCCCGGATTTTGTCGAGATCGGTCATATGAATCCCGAGCGCTGGCGGCATATAGCCGGGCTTTATGTCAAGCTGGGGATGATGGGCCCGGATTATGACCTGTCCGAATTTCTGTATCCCGAATTCAAGCAGCGTCTGCATGCAGGCAAGGAGCAAGCCATCCGCACGACGTTGATTGCGCTGGGCGTTTTCCTGTTTGTCGGAACCGGGATCACGGCCATGCTTTTCTTTTTCAATACGCGACTCAGCAGACAGGTCCAGGAGCGTACCGCGGCTCTGTCTGCCAGTGAGCGCAGTTTCAGGGCTTTTTTCGAGATGGCAAGCGTAGGCGTTGCGCAGTTTGAGGGCGATACGCGACGTTTTATCAAGGTGAACCGGAAATTTTCCGACCTGATGGGATATTCCGCTGCGGAACTCGGCACGCTTTCTCCCCGCGATCTCGTGCATCCGGATGATTGGCAAGCCTCCGAGGAAGCCATGAAAAGCCTTGTCACAAAAGAGCAGAAGGAAATCACGCTGGAAAAACGCTATGTGCGCAAAGGCGGCGGCGTTTTTTGGGGGTTGGCGACCATCTCCCCCCTGTGGGACCAGGGCGAACATCCTGAATCCTATCTGGCGGTGGTCCGCGACATCACTGTGGCCAAAAAGGCCGAGGAGAAACTGCTGCTGGCCGCCAAGGTCTTTGAGAACACAGTCGAAGGCATTGTGGTCACGAACACTGAAGGAACAATCGAGCAGCTAAACCCCGGGTTCACGGTTATCACAGGGTACTCCGCCGATGAAGCCGTCGGCAGCAATCCGCGCATTCTCAAATCCGACCGACATCCCCAGCATTTCTATCAAGAGATGTGGACCAAGCTGACGCAGGATGGGCACTGGGCCGGAGAAATCTGGAACCGCCGCAAGGACGGCGAATCCTATCCCGAGTGGCTGACCATAAGCGCGGTCAAGAACGAGGCGGGGCAGACCACCAACTACGTCTCCATTTTTCACGACATAACCGAGCTCAAGCGCCAGCAGGACGCGCTGGAATACCAGGCGCAGCACGACGCCCTGACCGGCATGCCCAACCGCATCCTGCTGGGCGACCGGCTGCGCATGGCGCTGGCGCAGCTAGCGCGCAGCGGGGGCAAGCTTGCGCTTCTTTTTTTCGATCTGGATAACTTCAAGACCATCAACGACGGCTTGGGGCACGGCGTCGGCGATGAGTTGCTGGTGGATCTTTCCCGTCGCCTGGAGAGGCTCTTGCGTAGCGGGGACACCCTGGCCCGCTTGGGCGGAGATGAGTTTCTGATTCTACTGCCCGAGATCGAATCGGTCGACGCCGCCAGCCATATCGCGACCCGGATGCTTGATGCCCTGAAAGCGCCGTTTCATCATGGGGATGTCGAATATTTCGTCACGGCCAGCATTGGCCTGACCATCGCCCCCGATGATGGTAACGAGGCGCCGAAACTGATCAAGAACGCGGATATGGCCATGTACCGGGCCAAAAGCATGGGGCGCAACAATTACCAGTATTTCACCCCGGAAATGGATGTGGCCGCGCATCGGCGCATTTCCATGGAGTACAAGCTGCGCAAGGCCATCGAGGCGCAGGAGTTCGAACTCTTTTACCAGCCGCTGGTGCATATTCAGAGCGGACACATTCTCGGAGCCGAGGCCCTGATCCGTTGGCGCTGCGACGGCAAGCTCATTTCCCCGGCGGAGTTCATTCCCCTGGCCGAGGAGTCGGCGCTCATCCTGCCCCTGGGCGACTGGGTTTTGCGGACGGCTGCGCATCAGGCCAAACTCTGGCAGGATGCCGGGCATGATCTGACCATGTCGGTGAACATCTCCTCTCGTCAGTTTTCCGGAGCGGATCTGGCCGTGACGCTGCGCGAGGTCCTTCTGGATACGGAGTTGCGTCCGGGAAGATTGTATTTCGAGATCACCGAATCCATGCTCATGGGCGATGTGAGCAAGGCCGAGACGACGTTGCTTAATCTGCGTGAAGCAGGAGGAACCTTTTTCCTCGACGACTTCGGAACAGGTTATTCCTCCCTTTCCTATCTGAAGCGCCTGCCCATCGACGGTCTCAAAATCGATCGCTCCTTCATAAAGGATATCACCGATGATTCAGACAGCCGGGCCATTGTCGCGGCCATCGTGTCCATGGCCCGGACCCTCAATCTGCGGATCGTCGCAGAGGGGGTGGAAACACAGGCGCAGCGCGGCTTGCTGGCTTCCATGGGCCCCATCGTGCTGCAGGGATATCTTGCCAGCAGACCGGTTCCCGCGCAGGACTTCGAGGCCCTGTTGTCAAGGGACGCGCTGCTCCCGCCACTCGTGATCTGA
- a CDS encoding DUF1456 family protein, translating into MTNNDILRRLRYALNLDNAGIIRLFTLGEHALSQEDLDLLLKKDDEPGFVDCPDVLLSAFLDGLIKSRRGAQDTAPEPAETLNNNLILRKIRIALELKDSDMIRILDAGGMEISKPELSALFRKQGHRNFVYCRDQLLRKFLSGLAKISREELS; encoded by the coding sequence ATGACCAATAACGACATTCTGCGCCGATTGCGCTATGCGCTGAACCTGGACAACGCCGGGATCATCCGTCTCTTTACACTGGGTGAACACGCCCTCAGCCAGGAAGACCTCGACCTCTTGCTCAAGAAGGACGATGAGCCCGGTTTCGTGGACTGCCCGGATGTACTGCTGAGCGCATTCCTTGATGGGCTGATCAAATCCAGGCGCGGCGCTCAGGATACTGCCCCGGAACCGGCCGAGACGCTGAACAACAACCTGATCCTGCGCAAAATCCGCATCGCGCTTGAACTTAAAGACTCGGACATGATCCGCATTCTGGACGCCGGCGGCATGGAGATCTCCAAACCCGAGCTGTCCGCCCTCTTTCGCAAACAGGGGCATCGCAATTTCGTGTACTGCCGGGATCAGCTGTTACGAAAATTTTTGAGCGGGCTGGCAAAAATCTCGCGGGAGGAACTTTCATGA
- a CDS encoding S1 RNA-binding domain-containing protein produces the protein MIEFGKTATLKVMKLVTGGAYLDGENLGEVFVPKRELPAGTAVGDSLSVFLYRDSETVLTGSLTKPKAEVGQCAFMKVVAVTKSGVFVDWGLPKDLFVPTSEQYKALEEGRSYVILVYVDERSGRLAGTAKLHSYLSEDGTEFKPGQEVDLLISGFSELGFKAVINNTHLGLVFRDDAPGELRYGQRMKGYVKTIRPDGKIDLSLLPPGMSGLDMLADRILAHLAQCGGSTDLTDKSPAEYIAAAFGASKSNYKKALGRLYKQKKISIEPERIVLL, from the coding sequence ATGATTGAATTCGGCAAAACAGCGACCCTGAAGGTCATGAAGCTGGTCACAGGCGGAGCCTATCTCGATGGCGAGAACCTGGGCGAAGTTTTTGTGCCCAAGCGGGAACTCCCCGCAGGCACGGCGGTCGGCGACAGTTTGAGCGTCTTTTTGTATCGCGACTCCGAGACAGTGCTTACAGGCAGCCTGACAAAGCCCAAGGCCGAAGTCGGCCAGTGCGCCTTCATGAAGGTCGTGGCCGTGACCAAGTCCGGGGTCTTCGTGGACTGGGGCCTGCCCAAGGACCTTTTTGTTCCGACGAGCGAGCAGTACAAAGCGCTGGAGGAAGGCCGCTCCTACGTCATTCTCGTTTATGTGGACGAACGCAGCGGTCGCTTGGCGGGCACGGCCAAGCTGCATTCCTATCTGAGCGAGGACGGAACGGAATTCAAGCCGGGCCAGGAAGTGGACCTGCTCATCAGCGGCTTCTCGGAGCTCGGCTTCAAGGCCGTGATCAACAACACTCACCTCGGGCTGGTGTTCCGGGACGACGCCCCCGGCGAGCTGCGCTACGGACAGCGCATGAAAGGCTACGTCAAGACCATCCGCCCGGACGGCAAGATAGACCTGTCCCTTTTGCCCCCCGGCATGTCCGGCCTGGACATGCTGGCTGACCGCATCCTGGCCCACCTGGCCCAATGCGGCGGAAGCACCGACCTGACGGACAAAAGCCCGGCCGAATACATCGCCGCCGCCTTCGGAGCCAGCAAGTCCAACTACAAAAAAGCCCTGGGCCGCCTCTACAAACAAAAAAAAATCAGCATTGAACCGGAACGGATCGTGCTGCTCTGA
- a CDS encoding DUF2157 domain-containing protein, with amino-acid sequence MDVSRYRLRQAVEKGILDAGQAERLWEFLKDSDVDTPGFRFTHILYYLGGLMAIGAMSLFMTLGWESFGGWGLFGIAVAYALAGFLLAENFLHKRRLPIPAGIIATFVVALTPLAIYGFQEAMGWWAEGRVYRDYHVYIDWRWIFMELGTLAAGVIMLWRYRLPFLVMPVAATLWYMSMDLTPFIFGQADATWELRKLVSLWSGVVIILVALWFDIRTRSEKDYAFWLYIFGVTALWGGLSLMRSDSELNKFLYFCINMLLIFCGAALRRRVFAVFGGLGAAGYLGYLSWNVFKDSLLFPFALTFIGLGVIWMGIIWQRNENAIAQKLRGFLPQPLRDLVDRRG; translated from the coding sequence ATGGACGTTAGCAGATACCGGCTGCGACAGGCGGTGGAAAAGGGCATTCTTGACGCCGGACAGGCGGAGCGGTTGTGGGAGTTTCTGAAGGATTCGGACGTGGACACGCCTGGCTTCCGCTTCACGCACATCCTCTATTATCTGGGTGGCCTCATGGCCATCGGTGCCATGAGCCTGTTCATGACCCTGGGCTGGGAGTCGTTCGGGGGATGGGGACTGTTCGGCATTGCCGTGGCCTACGCTTTGGCCGGGTTTCTGCTCGCCGAAAATTTTTTGCACAAGCGCCGCTTGCCCATTCCGGCCGGAATCATCGCCACCTTTGTCGTGGCCCTGACTCCGCTGGCGATCTACGGATTCCAGGAAGCAATGGGCTGGTGGGCCGAAGGCCGGGTTTACCGCGACTACCATGTCTATATCGACTGGCGATGGATCTTCATGGAACTGGGCACCCTGGCCGCAGGAGTAATCATGCTCTGGCGCTACCGGTTGCCGTTTCTGGTCATGCCCGTGGCCGCGACGCTGTGGTACATGAGCATGGACCTGACCCCCTTCATCTTTGGTCAGGCCGACGCTACCTGGGAGCTGCGCAAGCTCGTTTCGCTCTGGTCCGGCGTGGTCATCATCCTTGTCGCCCTGTGGTTCGACATCCGTACCAGGAGTGAAAAAGACTACGCCTTCTGGCTTTACATTTTCGGGGTCACTGCGCTCTGGGGCGGGCTTTCGCTGATGCGCTCCGACAGCGAGCTGAACAAGTTTCTTTATTTCTGCATCAACATGCTGCTCATCTTCTGCGGCGCTGCGTTGCGTCGCAGGGTTTTCGCCGTTTTCGGCGGCCTGGGCGCGGCGGGTTATTTGGGCTACCTGTCCTGGAACGTCTTCAAGGACAGCCTGCTCTTTCCCTTCGCCCTGACTTTCATAGGGCTTGGAGTCATCTGGATGGGCATCATCTGGCAACGCAACGAGAATGCCATTGCCCAGAAATTGCGCGGATTTCTGCCACAGCCGCTGCGGGATCTGGTGGATCGCCGAGGCTAG
- a CDS encoding ankyrin repeat domain-containing protein, with product MAFVKLWITLGVALLSLAGCAGMGQSSKSSQPKGLMYMSVAEMFPGKPQAQALALAAGRGDIGEIDRLVAAGADVNAVGTYGVAITEWLFHHPSKAGFRRLLEHGADPNKIWFIQYAGTKEQISLLHRAVEDAPYIGTDYLRMCLEIGRGDPNLLPPDKRYRPIQKALRFGNEDAFMILVKAGAEIDYKDESGRPLVFYAASYDNFEITLYLLEQGVDYSSNYTGGGIKDIRESINIDLGRHNLARDNTVPHYMWFWRCVDFLEKRGMVFNYTPKGNRPPAVKPAVLDTTPPLSKSTVQRMSLTDSVLMHEVHLTYPIPFWAQTPETKFDVLGRQTQTNGKISYEYLPTGQTLDDWKAILTVSAVYAPGVSFRDFVKMAAKQSGFEDIQTIEESSDHSIRKVSARQGQPVEGIQYLGKFENTFVVVWQAWRSVDTATARDYQATALAGAKRIVMKKGMNVFPLD from the coding sequence ATGGCGTTTGTCAAATTATGGATAACACTCGGCGTGGCATTGTTGTCCCTGGCCGGATGTGCGGGGATGGGGCAAAGTTCGAAATCCTCCCAGCCGAAGGGGCTCATGTACATGAGCGTGGCGGAAATGTTTCCGGGCAAACCCCAAGCGCAGGCCCTGGCCTTGGCCGCCGGGCGGGGGGATATAGGGGAGATTGATCGGTTGGTGGCCGCAGGTGCAGATGTGAATGCCGTAGGAACCTATGGCGTGGCTATTACTGAGTGGCTCTTTCACCATCCCAGCAAGGCAGGCTTCCGTCGACTCCTCGAGCATGGCGCTGATCCGAACAAGATATGGTTCATTCAATATGCTGGAACTAAAGAGCAAATCTCTTTACTCCATAGGGCGGTAGAAGATGCCCCTTACATAGGTACTGATTATTTGCGTATGTGCTTGGAAATTGGCAGAGGGGATCCGAATTTGCTCCCGCCAGACAAAAGATATCGTCCTATCCAAAAGGCGCTCCGATTTGGAAATGAAGACGCATTTATGATACTTGTCAAAGCAGGAGCTGAAATAGATTATAAAGACGAAAGTGGACGGCCGTTAGTTTTTTACGCGGCGTCTTACGATAATTTTGAAATCACTTTATACCTCCTCGAACAAGGAGTTGACTATTCGTCCAATTACACTGGCGGAGGAATAAAAGATATTCGCGAAAGTATAAATATAGATTTGGGCCGTCATAATCTGGCTCGCGACAATACTGTCCCGCATTATATGTGGTTCTGGCGCTGTGTTGATTTCCTGGAAAAACGCGGCATGGTCTTCAACTACACCCCCAAAGGAAACCGTCCTCCGGCCGTGAAACCTGCCGTTTTGGACACCACCCCGCCCCTGTCGAAGTCGACTGTGCAGCGGATGTCCCTGACCGACTCTGTCCTCATGCATGAGGTGCACCTGACCTATCCCATCCCCTTCTGGGCACAGACGCCGGAGACCAAATTCGACGTTCTGGGGCGGCAAACCCAAACGAACGGTAAGATCAGTTACGAGTATCTGCCGACAGGCCAGACCCTGGACGATTGGAAGGCCATACTGACCGTGTCCGCCGTCTATGCTCCGGGCGTTTCGTTTCGGGATTTCGTCAAGATGGCCGCAAAGCAGTCGGGCTTTGAGGATATCCAGACTATCGAAGAGTCGTCGGACCATTCGATCCGCAAGGTTTCCGCACGGCAGGGGCAACCCGTCGAAGGCATTCAGTATCTGGGAAAATTTGAAAACACCTTCGTCGTTGTCTGGCAGGCGTGGCGCTCCGTGGACACCGCAACGGCCCGGGACTACCAGGCCACAGCATTGGCCGGCGCCAAACGCATCGTGATGAAGAAAGGAATGAATGTTTTTCCCCTTGATTGA